From the Candidatus Angelobacter sp. genome, the window GGTCCCGATCCGCAGGGAATTTTGGTTGCGCGGTTGAAGCCTCAAACTAAGCTGAAGGTGTCATCCGGTTTTCCCTATGCAAACCCGAATTGAACAAACCTCGAAACCAAACCGGCGGGAATTTCTGCGCAGCGCCGGACTAGGAATCGGCGCGCTCGGACTCGTGGCGCAGACCGCCGTGGCAGCCGAGAAACCCTCACCCTCGTTCGCCCGGACGTCAAAGATTCGCCTTGGTCTCGTCACCTACAACCTCGCAAAAGACTGGGACGTTCCGACCATCATCAAGAATTGCGAAGCGGCAAAGTTCGAGGGAGTCGAATTGCGCACGACACACGCGCACGGCGTCGAAGTCACGTTGAGCAAGACGGAGCGCGAGGCTGTGAAGAAACAATTCCGCGATTCGAACGTGGCGTTGATGGGCTTGGGCAGCACGTTCGATTATCACACACCGGATCAGGCCAAACTCAGGAAGGACATCGAGGCGACGAAGGAATATATCGTTCTCGCGCATGACGTCGGCGCTCCGGGTGTGAAAGTCCGACCCAACGGACTGCCCAAGGAAGTGCCCAAAGAAAAGACCCTCGAACAAATCGGCAGAGCCCTGCGTGAATTGGGCGAGTTTGGCGACGGTTACGGCGTGCAGATCCGGCTGGAAGTCCACGGCCCGGAGACTTCGCTTTTGCCCAACATGAAAGCCATTATGGACGCGGCCGATCATCGCAATGTTGGCGTTTGCTGGAACTCGAACCAGACCGACCTCGCAGGCGAAGGCTTTGACCACAATTTCAATCTGGTGAAGGACAAAATCTTCACCGTCCACATGCGCGACCTTTACCTGGACGAGTATCCGTTCCGGAAACTGCTCACACGCCTGAATGGAATTGGCTTCACCGGCTTTTGCCTGGCGGAAATTCCCGAAAGCAACGATCCGGTGCGGGTGATGAAATATTTTCGCGGATTGTTTCTGGCATATCAGGATCTTTTGTGAAATGGACTTGGGATTGCGTTCCACTCAACCCTCATCAATCTGCTTCCGTTTGGTGATGACCGTATAATTCGACGCGGTTTCGCGCTCCCTTTTGCCGCGCAATCTTTCGTTCAATCGCAGTTCGCGCTTCACCCGCTGGCCTGCCCTCCACTTTTCTTTGGTTGGTCCGAGGTCGTCCACCATGCCAGGAACAAGCAAGACGCGATTTACGAGAACGATCCGGGGTTGCGCGAATCCGGCTGATACGGTTCAATACGCGTTGACCGGACCAGCGCAATGAATCGCCACATCCTGCTGATACTTCCGCTCTTTCTCACCCTGAGTGCAGGCAGCGGTGCCGCGGCCACAACTCCGACGCGTCAGTTCAACGTCCTCTTCATCGCCGTGGACGACTTGAACAATCATCTCGGTTGTTACGGCAACCGGATCGTCAAATCCCCGAACGTGGACCGGCTGGCGCGCCGCGGCATGCGATTCGACCGCGCCTACTGCCAGTATCCGCTGTGCAGCCCAAGCCGCGTTTCGTTGTTGACCGGATTGCGCCCGGACACGACCCGGATTTTCGATCTCCAAACCGATTTTCGCAAAACCACGCTGCCGGCGGTGGTCACCATGCCGCAGTTGTTCCGGCAGAACGGCTGGTTCGCCGCGCGCGTCGGCAAGATTTTTCATTACGGCGTGCCCAACGACATTGGCACCAGCGGCCTTGATGACCCGCTTTCATGGGACCAGGTGATCAATCCGCGTGGACGCGACAAGGACGAGGAGGCCCGGGTCACCAATCTCAACCCGAAAAACCGCGGTCTGGGCGCGTCGCTGGCCTGGTACGAATCGCCCGGGCGCGATGACGAATTCACCGACGCC encodes:
- a CDS encoding sugar phosphate isomerase/epimerase family protein, whose amino-acid sequence is MQTRIEQTSKPNRREFLRSAGLGIGALGLVAQTAVAAEKPSPSFARTSKIRLGLVTYNLAKDWDVPTIIKNCEAAKFEGVELRTTHAHGVEVTLSKTEREAVKKQFRDSNVALMGLGSTFDYHTPDQAKLRKDIEATKEYIVLAHDVGAPGVKVRPNGLPKEVPKEKTLEQIGRALRELGEFGDGYGVQIRLEVHGPETSLLPNMKAIMDAADHRNVGVCWNSNQTDLAGEGFDHNFNLVKDKIFTVHMRDLYLDEYPFRKLLTRLNGIGFTGFCLAEIPESNDPVRVMKYFRGLFLAYQDLL